DNA from Fusarium musae strain F31 chromosome 7, whole genome shotgun sequence:
AGAAGTAAGTGGCGTAGGCGATCAAGACGATCAAACAACTTTCAATCTTGGGAATACGGCGAAGGTAGGTAAACTTGAGCAGCAAAGCAGTGCCCACGCCAACAATGAAGCCAATAAACATGctgcagaagaagacgagcagAAAGATTCCTGTGCCTTCGAAGAAGCTGACGATGCCAAGATTAGCagcctcgcccttcttgtACTTCTGCGCAGTTTCGAAAATGACAATGGCGATAGCGTCATTGAGAATCGACTCTCCAAAGATGATGGTATACAGCTTGGGGTCAACCTTGTAGGTGTTGAAGATTGCGAGAATAGTGACAGGGTCAGTAGCGGAGAGAGTTGCGCCCACGGAAATCGCATCGACAAAAGTCATGCCCAACGATCCGGGGAGGAGTGTAAAGATGTACAGGATCAGGCCAATAACGACAGCCGACAAAAAGGTGccagcaaaggcaaaggtCAAGATGGTGCCAATATTGCGGAAGAAGTTGGCCTGATGTAGCTCATAGCCCGAGGATAGGATAATAGGCggcagaagaaggttgaagaagatttgGTAGTCGAAACTGATCATGTTGCGAATAGAGTCGCCAGAAGCTATCATCAAGACAAGCCCGACAACCATTCCTACAAGGAGAAGACATGTATGTAAGCCATTGATCCCCGGTTTTTGAATTCAGGGAGCGCACCAGCAAAGATTGATATAACCGTTTCGTGTATAGCAGtaaccttcttcatctgcagcATATAGCTTGTGAAGAAAGCAATGATGAGCAGCATAATCGAGATGAAGAGCGCCCACGCCGCGAACAATTCCTTCTGGGCAGAGTCGCCCTCTGGAGGCCATCGTCAGTATATCTTGTGGTGAATGGTCTCTTTTCGAATGGGAAAACGCACCCTCAGGATCGCTCTCTTCGTCGGTCGCTCGCTCTATGTTCGATTCGTCAGTCTCACGTTGCGGAACCAGAGATAGGTGATGAATAGCGTACTAAGGAGCTGGAAGCCCATTCCGACGAGCTTTGCGGAAGCCATTGTATTTTATTTGCGTCGTCTCCGTGTCCGTGTCCGGTCTCGCTCGGTCTGTTTGCGATAATTTAAAGCCGTCGCGATCGTTCAGATCAAGTGGGAAACCCTTCGCGCGAGCCTCGTAAGCTGCGGCACTGGAACATTCGCAAGGGAGCACGAGTATCGAGAGGAAGCGGTATTGGAACCGCAGGACGAATTGCCGTAGATTTAGTTGCTGCTGACGACGTCGACACGAAAGGAGAGTCCAGGCAGCAAAATAGCGAATGTTGGAGGGAACAAGTTGGCGTGCCCTGGTCTGGGTAATACGATTGGAAGTTAACTAGAGGGGATAACCAAGTACTACTAACCCAAGGTTAAGGTGTAATGGAACTAAGCTAGGTACCTGAAGTGTAAGGTGGGCCAACTGAGCAGCTAAGATAGGTACAGGTACAACCAGATGAAAGGCGACAGCTTTCAACAGACCAAGACTCTGATTGGCTCACCTTTGATACAAAGGatattacctacctacctgttACCAATCCGAGCTGTTCACATCTAGATCAAGTTGTCAAATTCGAAGATATATTCTGGTCGATAGGGAGTCAACTATAAATTACATTCTCCCATATGGATTCTATCAACActgaagagaaagatgaTGTAAGATTATTCCACTCTGAAGTTGTCATGATATATGCCTCGCCTCCTGTACGTAGTATAACCCATCATGCTAAAAGTAATACCAACCTCGGGACTTgaaacaaagaaacaagCAAACATATCCAAACTCGGGGTCTGGTTAGTTTGCTTTCAGCTTGTACAGCATTGGACCCCATGTAAAGTATGTTGGTAGGATTGTTTTGCAAACGAACCATTATTGCCTTCGTGATCTCCCTACCTAATCGACAAACTCACAGTTCTTGACTACCTGAGTTATCAGTAAGGTTCGCATCTACTGCATCCATGCGGGGCCGTTGGTGGGGGATAGGGTGTCCTGTTGAGGCTCTTCAGTAGGTCAATCCGCTAATCATACTGGAATTTAGCCCCTGGGAGGGCGGGGGACGACGGGCAACCTTGAGACGCTGTCAGGTCCCCTACACTTAGTCCTAAAGCCTTCACTTCCATCCATGGGAAGCTGTCAACTTCACAACCCAAGAAGGTAGTTGAACAACTCCACTGTCGCGTCTACGACAAACATTAAAAATCACAACGTCGATCACGCAAATAACCTGTAGGAGCACTCGCGATCACAATGTATCACCTCGCCAAAGGCATTTACCTCTATGCGACCAGCAAAGAAGGTACCTTCACCACCTCATGATTTCCTTAGGTTCTCTCGAACGCTAACCTCGCTATCTTTCTAGAATACTCTGTAATTCTTTTAGGCCTTGACAATGCCGGAAAAACCACCTTTCACGAACAAGTCAAGTCCATGTTTCTACCAAACAGACCCGACCCGAAGCTCAAGACAGTACCCACCGTAGGCCAGAACGTTTCGACGATACCCCTTCAAGACATGTACCTCAAGCTTTGGGACGTAGGCGGTCAGCACTCGCTCCGCAAGCTCTGGGAGAGTTACTATGCAAGCTGCCATGCTAtagtcttcatcatcgacagcacAGATATTGGCGACGGAAACATTGAACATGAAGAGAACGTTGGCAGACT
Protein-coding regions in this window:
- a CDS encoding hypothetical protein (EggNog:ENOG41); this translates as MYHLAKGIYLYATSKEGLDNAGKTTFHEQVKSMFLPNRPDPKLKTVPTVGQNVSTIPLQDMYLKLWDVGGQHSLRKLWESYYASCHAIVFIIDSTDIGDGNIEHEENVGRLEECRLVLEDVLQHSETEGVPLLILANKQDREDCVETIRIKEGLVKKVMEGDKGSAVRDSRVLAMSALTGDGVREAIEWVRTRVQWNKESRPPVMR